DNA sequence from the Vicia villosa cultivar HV-30 ecotype Madison, WI linkage group LG3, Vvil1.0, whole genome shotgun sequence genome:
AACAATAAGAGTTCAATGACTATGTCATTCGACGGCATACGACTATTTTATTTACAATGCAGATCGTCTTAAGTTTTTGGAGGTTCTGTGTAGGTTTGTCATTATTTAATTGTGTTAGAACAATGAGAGCTTTTGTTTAACCTGCCAACTTTTGGGCCCCGTGCGGTAGTCTACCTTGCACGTCCTCAAAGACGGCATATATTACACGATCATTCAATTAAAGCTAACCATAGATATTTGACCAAATACATATCAttatttaggctatgtttggataaaCTATTCTAGCTAGGCTCATTAAGTAGATAAGttcaaataagtcaatttttaatTGTGAAGTTACCTGTACATAAGCCCAACTATTGCCATTTCTGAAAATTGATTCCATGACGCCCAAACAACAACGAGCGCAACAAAACATGAACTCGTCTTCTCCCTCGAGCAAATTCAGCCCCCTAGCAACAATTCTCAGTGCTTCAATTGTTGGCACAAATAGAGACCCCAAACAAGCACTTCCAAGATTGCGAGTCACCGCTCTCAAAAAGCAAAATTGAGTGCTAGATTGCATTCCTCGCAAATAATACAACGCAATAACCCTACTAACTGTTATATTAACGACATTTCTCATAACCTCGGTCGTCCACATCAAACTCACCACCAGCCCGATGATAACCAAAGGCGGAAAATAAAAGTTCAAAGCTCCAATGACAGCTAAAGTCCATAGAGATATCCATAAGAACCCAATCGCAAGCATATTGTAAGTAGGTCGATTCAAATCGCTGAATTTCGACATAGGTTGAAGCGATAAAGTCAAGATCTTACAACAAAACTTAATTCTATGACTAGCCCAACAACCATATAAGCCGTTTCCAATCGCAAAAGCAATGAAACAAACACCGACACCGTCGGTGGGGGCCTTTTGGAAGCAAATAAGAAGAATCCCGGCCGCAAGCGACATCACAAAAGTGAACCAAAGTATGAAATGAACCATAAAAGTTGGCCATTTTCTAATTGCACCTTGCCAGATAAAAGCGAGAATTATGCTCATAAAAGTTGCAGCTTCCACTTGTGGAAGAAAATACTTCAacactcttttctcttttcttttaacAGAACCAGATTCTTGTATAAGTCCTTGGATTCCCTTGAAAACTAGAAAGCACACAAAAGCTATAACTAGTAATTGGTGAAATAAGAATATAAACAAGGATATTCTGTTGGTATATCTTCTTGAATTCAAAGTCACCGGTTGCGGCTGAAAAAAGAAAACAGAatccatataaataaataaaacaacatgaacaacaaaaactaaaaaaatgaaaatttcctTTTAGCAAGAAACCTTCATAACCTTTTAACCAAAAAAAATGTAAATTTCAATAAAGTACTTGACTTGAACAAGACACGAGAAACTTTCTTAACCGGGCCGTCTATAAAGGGCGTGCAAGACAGACTACCTTACAAGTCTCAAAATTTGACATGTTAAAATTTTGACTGAAAAGAGCCTCTTAAAATATTTGTCACGGCTAAACATTAACAAAATATGACCCCTATTTGATTTGCTACACTTAAACTGCAGTTAACCTACGCATTATACTTAACCACTATAGTTAACCTACACATTGTCTCTGAAAACTTAAAACTCGGAATACTTACGACCATATCTCATTACATAACTCTTTacctaaaatatttataaaacaaaTGTAAAATTCAATAAAGCAATTGACACAAACAAGACACTTCTATGAAAacacaacaaaatcaaaatcaaaagaaacatacttgtggtggtggtggttgagGAGTTTGAATTGGTGCTGGTGCTGGTTCTTGTGCTGGTGTTGGTATTGGTACTTGTGTTGGAACAGAACGAGTATGAGTATGAGACCTTTGAGATTGAGTAGGAGGAGAAGGTCTACCAGCTCTTGTTGAGCTATTAATCACAATCCTCAAAGGATTAGTAGGATTCAATCTATGAAACCTAGAAAGATTAAACTCTTCATCATCATGATGACCATGAGCATCACCATGACCATGACCATGACCATGAGCATGACCATGGTCAACATTCTCAATATCACcagtatcatcatcatcatcaccatcaacatCATTTCTTTGAGCTTTTCTCTCTTCAAAACCCACTTCACCTTTCTCCAAATCCCTCACCCTTTCTTCCTTCATTCCACCTCCACTTTCATTCCCTCTTTCAACACCCacctaaaaaaacatcaaaaaaattaaaactttacAAAAATAGTAACAAcccattttgaaaaaaatttaataaattgaatttaaTACATGTTCTGTGGCACCCATTAAGGAAATTTAAGATTCTGGTGTTTTACGGCGGTGACAACGGtggtgtgttttttttttctgagagaataatgttgttgttgtgttttagATTGGTAAAGATGACGTTACTGGTTTTGCCTATACCGTTTATCTCACTTTGGTTCAGCTGTGGGGTCCACTGGGTATTGTTGTTTGTGAAGGAGTTAATGACGCGCTGTATGTGAGAGTGGAGAGTACGCGCCTTTGTGTTATGATGTTTCACGTGTCGGATGAAAACATTGCACGTGGAGGAGGAAAACTCGTGTAAAAGTGATTCACTTTCTAGGTTCTATTACCAGCACTATTttgagataaaaaaaatattagtacaaATTTTTAATGATGGATATTCTTTTTTAATCATTGAAAAGATTCTTACAATTATTTTATACAagtaaagttttttttatatcGAGAATATAATAGATTTTGTGTTTGGGACTGAAAATGAAACAGCAGGTAAAAATAAAGTTTCCATTCTCACCACTGAACTATTTTCTTCAACGCCACCAGATTCAATAATGTTAGTTATTGTGCAACCCAAATGTTTAACTTGGTTCGTCCAAGCATTTATAactttttctttcacttttttaaGGATAGTAGATTTAACGTATACCACATTTTCGGTATACAATTTTTCagaatacaaatttaaaatatagaagcagaagcctatacttgttggttttGCACGTCGAATCAATTACAAGGATGGTTGAAAA
Encoded proteins:
- the LOC131593222 gene encoding protein PNS1, encoding MGATEHVGVERGNESGGGMKEERVRDLEKGEVGFEERKAQRNDVDGDDDDDTGDIENVDHGHAHGHGHGHGDAHGHHDDEEFNLSRFHRLNPTNPLRIVINSSTRAGRPSPPTQSQRSHTHTRSVPTQVPIPTPAQEPAPAPIQTPQPPPPQPQPVTLNSRRYTNRISLFIFLFHQLLVIAFVCFLVFKGIQGLIQESGSVKRKEKRVLKYFLPQVEAATFMSIILAFIWQGAIRKWPTFMVHFILWFTFVMSLAAGILLICFQKAPTDGVGVCFIAFAIGNGLYGCWASHRIKFCCKILTLSLQPMSKFSDLNRPTYNMLAIGFLWISLWTLAVIGALNFYFPPLVIIGLVVSLMWTTEVMRNVVNITVSRVIALYYLRGMQSSTQFCFLRAVTRNLGSACLGSLFVPTIEALRIVARGLNLLEGEDEFMFCCARCCLGVMESIFRNGNSWAYVQIAAYGKGFVMASQDTWSLFEKEDMVPIVDADITSSICFLTGVCSGSMCVIVMASWTQSVHQSFTATLSLLTFFIGYLLTRIAMAVPHACVSCYYVCYAESPENRLFDKTIKDRLALLKTPRGFRRYTSRS